TTGTCGAACATGGGCAATTAGCAAAACAAGCCAGTGGCGCGGTGTTAGTCCGTTATGGTGAAACGGTGGTCTTAGTAACAGCAACAGTTAGTAATAAAGTTAGTGAAACTGATTTTTTTCCATTAACAGTTGTTTTTCAAGAAAAGTTATATTCGGTTGGAAAAATTCCGGGGGGATTTTTAAAACGAGAAGGAAAGCCATCAGAATATGGAACTTTATCAGCGCGGGTGATTGATCGGGTTTTACGTCCCTTATTTTCAGAAAATTTTCGCAACGAAGTGCAAATTATTATTAATGTTTTAGCTGTTGATAATGATAGTGATGTTCGAATTGCTAGTTTATTTGGAGCATCATTAGCCCTTGGTATTTCCAAAATTCCGTTTGCGGGACCAGTGGCGGGCGCATTATTAACCGTTGATCAAGCACAAAATATTATTGTTGATCCAACCTTAGAGCAATTAAGCAATGGGCAAATGGAATTAATTGTGGCGGGAACTGCTGAGGCAATTAATATGGTTGAAGCGGGGGCAAAAGAAGTTTCTGAAACAACAATGTTAGAAGCTATTTTAATGGGGCATAAAGTTATTACTGAGTTAGTGGCTTTTCAACAAAAAATCATTGCCGAAATTGGCCAATCCAAAATGGCAGTAACATTATTTACTGTTCGTGCAGAAATTACTGATTATGTTAAGAAGGATTATGCAGCTAAGTTAATTGCTGCTGCGCAAATTAAGGAAAAAGTTGTTCGGTATGAAACAATTCAAGTTCTAATTGAACAGGCCGTGGAACATTATCCTATTGATAATAATGTGACCGAAAAAGAACAGCAACGAATTGTCTTGGAATTAAAAACAGCGTTGCATGATGTTGTTCGTCAGGAAGTTCGTCGGCAAATTTTAATTGATAAAACACGGTTAGATGGTCGGCAACTTGATGAAATTCGCCCTTTAACGAGTGAAATTGATATATTACCAGTTGTCCATGGCAGTGCCTTATTTGCCCGAGGAGAAACACAAGTCTTATCTGTTGTGACTTTAGGTGCCTTAGGGGAAAACCAAATTATTGATGGTATTACTGATGAAGATGGGAAACGATTTATGCATCATTATAATTTTCCGCCTTTTTCTGTTGGTGAAACAGGGCGAATGGGACCGCCATCACGGCGTGAAATTGGGCATGGTGCCTTAGGAGAAAAAGCATTGTTACAAATTATTCCTAGTGAAAAGGTCTTTCCATATACGATCCGAATTGTGTCAGAAGTATTAGAGTCGAATGGAAGTACTTCGCAGGCCTCAATTTGCGCGGCAACTTTGGCTTTAATGGCTGCTGGAGTTCCCATTACCGCACCGGTGGTTGGGATTGCAATGGGTCTGGTCAAAGAAAATGATAATTATACCATTTTAACTGATATTCAAGGGATGGAAGATCATCTTGGCGATATGGATTTTAAAGTGGCTGGAACAGCACAAGGAATTTGTGCTTTACAAATGGATATTAAAATTGCTGGAATTAGTGAAGCAATTTTACAAGAAGCATTATTAGCAGCCAAAAAAGCGCGACTACAAATTCTTGATAATGTTTTAGCAACAATTGCAGTTCCACGAGCAGAATTAGCGCCAACAGCGCCAAAGATGAAAACATTTATGATTCCAGTTGATAAAATTCGCGAAGTGATTGGTCCTGGTGGTAAGATGATTACAGCTATTATTGAAAAAGCTGATGATGTGAAGATTGATATTGAAGATGATGGGCAAGTGACAATTTATCATAAGGATTATCCTGCGATTGAAAAGGCTTATGAATTAATTAAAGCGATTGCAATGCCTGTTGAAATTGGGGTTGAAATAACAGGACCGGTTGTTAAAATTGAAAAATTTGGTGCTTTTGTTAATTTAAAAGAAAATGTTGATGGTTTAATTCATATTTCAAAATTAGCGGAGAAACGGGTTGAAAAAACAGAAGATATTATGCAATTGAATGATATTGTTAAAGTTAAGGTTTTAGAAGTTGATAGTAAAGGAAAGATTAAGTTACAATTAATTGAAGTTTTATCAAAAAAATAATTATAAATTATCCCCAATCTTTTCAGAAAAAAACTATTTAATTATTTGTTATAATTAAAAGTAAGTTAGGAGATTTAATTATGAGTAAAATTGCGATTGATATGATGGGAACCGATTTAGGAATTAATCCAATTATTGATGCGTTAAAAGTTTTTATGAAAAAATATCAAGATGTTACATTTATGTTAGTCGGAAATGAAAGTGAAATTCAGTCTGCTGCTGTTAAAGCAAAATTAGATTCAACAAGGTATGAAATTGTTGCAACAACAGAAGTTATTCTGATGACGGAAGGGTTAATGGAGGTTCGACGTAAACCAAATAGTTCAATGGTTCGTGCCGCCGAATTATTACGTGACCAAAAAGCAAATGCGTTTCTTTCTGGTGGTTCAACAGCAGCTTTTTTAGCGGCGTGTCATTTTATTGTTGGGGAAATTCCTGGTATTTCTCGCCCAGCTTTTATGCCCTTTATTCCAACTATTAAAAAAGAAAAATCAGTTTTAATGTTAGATGTTGGTGCTAATTTAGAAAATGATGCCCAAGATCTTGTTAATTTTGCAATTATGGCTAGTATCTATGCCCAAGCAATTATGAACAATCCTACCCCAACGGTTGCTATCTTAAATATTGGCGAAGAGGCGTCAAAAGGAAAAGACTATCATAAGGAAGCTTATAAATTATTATCTACAAACAATAAAGTTAATTTTAAAGGAAATGTTGAACCACGAGATATTACAAGTAATCTTGTTGATATTATTGTAACCGATGGTTTTACTGGGAACATTACTTTAAAAACCTTAGAAGGAATGGCAAAAAACTTAATGGGAGTTATTAAACATGAATTAACTAAAAATATTTATCGCAAATTAAAAGCGTTATCTCTTCGTAAAGCGTTTCGGGGAGTTCGAGAAACATTTGATTATCGAAATAATGCTTCCGCTTTAGTTCTAGGGTTAAAGGCAATTGCCATTAAAACACATGGTAGTAGCGATGAGAAATCATGAATTAGTACATTAGAAATGGCACGTACTGCAATTGTTAATGACTTTGTCCAAAAA
This genomic window from Spiroplasma sp. SV19 contains:
- a CDS encoding polyribonucleotide nucleotidyltransferase, with amino-acid sequence MAKQVFKKIINNRQLIVEHGQLAKQASGAVLVRYGETVVLVTATVSNKVSETDFFPLTVVFQEKLYSVGKIPGGFLKREGKPSEYGTLSARVIDRVLRPLFSENFRNEVQIIINVLAVDNDSDVRIASLFGASLALGISKIPFAGPVAGALLTVDQAQNIIVDPTLEQLSNGQMELIVAGTAEAINMVEAGAKEVSETTMLEAILMGHKVITELVAFQQKIIAEIGQSKMAVTLFTVRAEITDYVKKDYAAKLIAAAQIKEKVVRYETIQVLIEQAVEHYPIDNNVTEKEQQRIVLELKTALHDVVRQEVRRQILIDKTRLDGRQLDEIRPLTSEIDILPVVHGSALFARGETQVLSVVTLGALGENQIIDGITDEDGKRFMHHYNFPPFSVGETGRMGPPSRREIGHGALGEKALLQIIPSEKVFPYTIRIVSEVLESNGSTSQASICAATLALMAAGVPITAPVVGIAMGLVKENDNYTILTDIQGMEDHLGDMDFKVAGTAQGICALQMDIKIAGISEAILQEALLAAKKARLQILDNVLATIAVPRAELAPTAPKMKTFMIPVDKIREVIGPGGKMITAIIEKADDVKIDIEDDGQVTIYHKDYPAIEKAYELIKAIAMPVEIGVEITGPVVKIEKFGAFVNLKENVDGLIHISKLAEKRVEKTEDIMQLNDIVKVKVLEVDSKGKIKLQLIEVLSKK
- the plsX gene encoding phosphate acyltransferase PlsX — translated: MSKIAIDMMGTDLGINPIIDALKVFMKKYQDVTFMLVGNESEIQSAAVKAKLDSTRYEIVATTEVILMTEGLMEVRRKPNSSMVRAAELLRDQKANAFLSGGSTAAFLAACHFIVGEIPGISRPAFMPFIPTIKKEKSVLMLDVGANLENDAQDLVNFAIMASIYAQAIMNNPTPTVAILNIGEEASKGKDYHKEAYKLLSTNNKVNFKGNVEPRDITSNLVDIIVTDGFTGNITLKTLEGMAKNLMGVIKHELTKNIYRKLKALSLRKAFRGVRETFDYRNNASALVLGLKAIAIKTHGSSDEKSWISTLEMARTAIVNDFVQKMTVKLLKED